In the genome of Terriglobales bacterium, one region contains:
- a CDS encoding Trm112 family protein produces MIPQDLLDILVCPACKQPLAYNQQAQTLKCSACRRVYPIVDDIPVLLVDEARIEE; encoded by the coding sequence ATGATTCCCCAGGACCTGCTCGACATTCTCGTCTGCCCGGCCTGCAAGCAGCCGCTGGCCTACAACCAGCAGGCCCAGACGCTGAAGTGCTCCGCCTGCCGGCGCGTCTATCCCATCGTCGACGACATCCCCGTCCTGCTGGTGGATGAGGCCAGGATCGAAGAGTAG